The following are encoded together in the Bacillus sp. V2I10 genome:
- a CDS encoding TerC family protein: MEMTMLMEYGWVLLLLIAIEGLLAADNALVLAIMVKHLPEEQRKKALFYGLAGAFVFRFGSLFAISYLVDVWQVQAIGALYLLFIAANHILRKLVFKKKEDEAKPGDKKKSGFWTTVLKIELADIAFAVDSILAAVALAVTLPNTSLPQIGGLDGGKFLVIFAGGIIGLVIMRFAANFFVELLHKKPGLEIAAFGIVGWVGVKLSVYTLSHPELAVLPEGFAKSPLWKITFYVVLVGIALAGWFLSKEKKAVTPVDQVRNA; encoded by the coding sequence ATGGAAATGACAATGTTAATGGAATATGGTTGGGTTCTGCTCCTGTTAATTGCGATTGAAGGGCTGCTCGCGGCAGATAATGCCCTTGTGTTAGCCATCATGGTGAAGCATCTTCCTGAAGAGCAGAGAAAGAAAGCCTTATTTTACGGTCTTGCAGGGGCGTTTGTTTTCCGCTTTGGATCCCTTTTCGCCATTTCTTATCTCGTTGATGTATGGCAGGTTCAGGCAATTGGTGCTCTTTACTTGTTGTTCATCGCAGCAAATCATATATTGAGAAAACTTGTTTTTAAGAAAAAAGAAGATGAAGCCAAACCGGGCGACAAGAAAAAGTCTGGATTCTGGACAACAGTGCTTAAAATTGAGCTTGCGGATATTGCCTTTGCGGTTGATTCAATTCTTGCAGCCGTAGCTCTTGCCGTTACCCTTCCAAATACGAGTCTGCCTCAGATTGGCGGCTTGGATGGGGGCAAGTTTCTCGTCATTTTTGCTGGAGGAATCATCGGACTTGTGATCATGCGATTTGCGGCAAACTTCTTTGTGGAGCTGCTTCATAAGAAGCCTGGCCTGGAAATCGCAGCCTTCGGAATCGTGGGATGGGTCGGAGTGAAGCTCTCAGTTTACACGTTGTCTCACCCTGAGCTCGCTGTATTGCCTGAAGGATTCGCTAAATCTCCTCTTTGGAAAATCACATTCTATGTTGTCCTTGTTGGAATCGCATTAGCAGGATGGTTTTTATCAAAAGAGAAAAAGGCAGTAACACCTGTAGATCAAGTGAGAAATGCGTAA
- a CDS encoding sporulation protein, with amino-acid sequence MILRKYMSILGIGSAQIDLILPKEEFQPGECINGYFLIRGGVIEQQLKRIDCDLVMADLSSRTEKVIETANILTSKQIESDEQNRIDFIFRLPKDLAASTEERSYYFNTRLVFDEGVISKDQDFITIKED; translated from the coding sequence ATGATACTCAGAAAATATATGTCGATTTTAGGAATAGGCTCAGCACAGATTGATCTTATTCTGCCAAAGGAAGAGTTTCAGCCGGGAGAATGCATAAACGGTTATTTTTTAATTAGAGGCGGTGTCATTGAGCAGCAGCTGAAACGGATCGATTGTGATTTAGTTATGGCAGATTTGTCATCACGAACTGAAAAGGTTATAGAAACAGCCAATATCTTAACGTCTAAACAAATTGAGTCAGATGAACAGAACCGGATCGATTTTATTTTCCGATTGCCTAAGGATTTAGCAGCTTCTACTGAAGAGAGGTCGTATTACTTTAATACAAGACTTGTTTTTGATGAAGGTGTAATCAGTAAGGATCAGGATTTTATTACGATAAAGGAGGACTAA
- a CDS encoding FbpB family small basic protein, producing MKKVRGSIEKLIRENKEELLKDKRQLEKIEKRIDDKYSKGNS from the coding sequence ATGAAAAAAGTCAGAGGTTCAATTGAAAAGCTTATTAGAGAAAACAAAGAGGAGCTGCTTAAAGATAAACGCCAGCTCGAAAAAATTGAAAAACGCATAGATGATAAATATTCAAAAGGAAATTCATAA
- a CDS encoding GNAT family N-acetyltransferase, protein MPSLALAPMAVKPGFQKEGVGSLLIRAGLKHCRELGYDSVIVLGHPEFYPKFGFVLASSKGIKPPFEVPDEVFMLTELKPGALDKAAGVVKYPPAFMNV, encoded by the coding sequence ATGCCTTCACTAGCCCTTGCTCCTATGGCGGTTAAACCGGGGTTTCAGAAAGAGGGCGTTGGTTCTTTGCTCATACGTGCAGGACTGAAACACTGCAGAGAACTGGGTTATGATTCAGTCATCGTTCTTGGACATCCGGAGTTTTATCCTAAGTTTGGTTTTGTTCTTGCAAGCAGCAAAGGAATTAAGCCGCCGTTTGAGGTTCCGGATGAGGTGTTTATGCTGACTGAGTTAAAGCCGGGTGCGCTTGATAAAGCAGCAGGTGTTGTCAAGTATCCGCCTGCTTTTATGAATGTGTGA
- a CDS encoding DUF948 domain-containing protein: MLIKLSVAGASGAFIFLAVNLVGTLKKGMVTLDETNKTLAEVRNAVNGLTEEAEQLIHTANQITVDVKGKIKTVDPLLESAQDVGEMIHNVTSSIKQVGAVFGGKRHPRTEVSVNEPPVRIKGPVHINVK; the protein is encoded by the coding sequence ATGCTTATAAAATTGAGTGTAGCAGGAGCATCAGGCGCATTTATTTTTCTTGCAGTCAATCTGGTCGGGACATTAAAAAAAGGGATGGTCACACTTGATGAAACAAACAAGACGCTTGCTGAGGTCAGAAATGCGGTAAATGGCCTGACCGAAGAAGCAGAGCAGCTGATACATACAGCTAATCAGATTACCGTTGATGTGAAAGGGAAAATTAAAACGGTCGATCCGCTGCTTGAATCCGCACAGGATGTGGGAGAAATGATTCATAATGTAACAAGCTCGATTAAACAGGTTGGTGCCGTTTTTGGCGGAAAACGGCACCCGCGCACCGAAGTTTCAGTAAATGAACCTCCAGTCCGAATTAAGGGGCCTGTTCACATTAATGTAAAGTGA
- a CDS encoding YiaA/YiaB family inner membrane protein, with product MQKYRRRNTPAFTFLAYFTFIAGVALFCIGLYNADNLQLNEKGYYIAVMMLVAVGAILTQKVTRDNAEDDEMIAEQERKQNLSKSMD from the coding sequence ATGCAAAAGTACAGAAGAAGAAATACACCAGCATTCACGTTCTTAGCCTATTTCACTTTTATTGCAGGTGTCGCATTATTTTGTATCGGTCTTTACAACGCAGACAATCTTCAGCTGAATGAAAAAGGATACTACATTGCCGTTATGATGCTTGTTGCAGTAGGAGCCATTCTAACTCAAAAAGTGACAAGGGATAACGCCGAAGATGACGAAATGATCGCCGAACAGGAACGCAAGCAGAATCTCAGCAAATCCATGGATTAA
- a CDS encoding SDR family NAD(P)-dependent oxidoreductase translates to MDLGLKGKVALITGGSKGIGYETALHLALEGVSVAICARNEDKLQQAALQILKETGSEVFYIAADMTKENECREAVNKTAEHFGHLDILINNAGTSSANPFEKVDASLWQQDLDLKLFGAIHCSRYAILHMKENGGGSIINVTASIAKTPSASSLPTTVSRAAGMALTKAMSKDLGPDNIRVNTVCIGLIRSDQIEKKWKMEAPEQTWEQYAADPKHQIPLGRIGKTDEAAKVITFLASDAASYITGTAVNIDGGKSGVL, encoded by the coding sequence ATGGATTTAGGGTTAAAAGGGAAAGTGGCATTAATTACAGGGGGCAGTAAAGGAATTGGGTATGAAACGGCATTGCACCTGGCTCTTGAAGGAGTAAGCGTAGCTATTTGTGCAAGAAATGAAGATAAACTGCAACAGGCAGCACTGCAAATATTAAAAGAAACAGGATCAGAAGTGTTTTATATTGCAGCTGATATGACAAAGGAAAATGAGTGCAGAGAAGCTGTTAATAAAACGGCTGAACACTTCGGACATCTGGATATCCTCATAAATAATGCAGGCACTTCTTCAGCCAATCCATTTGAGAAAGTAGATGCTTCCCTTTGGCAGCAGGATCTTGACCTGAAATTATTCGGTGCGATCCATTGTTCACGTTACGCCATTTTGCATATGAAGGAAAATGGAGGCGGTTCCATCATTAACGTTACAGCTTCTATTGCAAAAACACCTTCTGCATCTTCCTTGCCAACAACAGTCAGCAGGGCAGCGGGCATGGCGCTAACAAAAGCAATGAGCAAGGATCTTGGCCCTGACAACATTCGCGTCAACACTGTCTGTATCGGGCTCATCAGAAGTGATCAAATTGAAAAAAAGTGGAAAATGGAAGCACCAGAGCAAACCTGGGAACAATATGCAGCAGATCCCAAACATCAAATTCCGCTTGGTAGAATCGGAAAAACGGACGAAGCCGCTAAAGTCATTACTTTTCTCGCCTCTGATGCTGCTTCTTATATAACGGGAACAGCAGTCAATATCGATGGCGGAAAGTCTGGTGTGCTATAA
- a CDS encoding (Fe-S)-binding protein, translating into MNRNIPLEREKSNSTEKRLFDKTYDWTNQCIQCGYCLPACPTYESMGKESASPRGRINLVKLASEGKININEHMAEPIDLCLGCRACEKACPVDVPYGHILEAAKEAIEESQSKLSNKTPRLLKNMALNHLFPYPKRMKALGNAVWMYQKTGLSKLAGKTKLIEKISEPLSQFEKVLPAVESPFKRNRRGTAIPAKGKTKVRVAFFTGCIMDAMMSRINRLTIELLTSVGCEVIIPEHQNCCGALHSHQGEALKAKEMAKSNIRSFMQSGAEFYVNNAGGCGAALIEYNHLLKDEKEWRESAGEFVKKSKDISQILLQYGPLPFKNNWSGVIVYQDSCHLKNVQKVDKEPRLLLQSIPGALFLEMEGADSCCASGGIYNLLHYQDSMKILDKKMDNVLQTKATTVITSNPGCQLQMSLGILRKGKENNIRSMHIVELLAEVCGID; encoded by the coding sequence ATGAATCGAAATATACCTTTGGAAAGGGAAAAATCGAACAGCACGGAAAAACGTTTATTTGATAAAACATACGATTGGACAAACCAATGCATACAGTGCGGCTATTGTTTGCCGGCTTGTCCAACTTACGAATCTATGGGAAAAGAATCAGCATCTCCCCGAGGAAGAATCAATCTAGTCAAATTGGCTTCAGAGGGCAAGATAAACATCAATGAGCACATGGCTGAACCAATTGATCTATGTTTAGGCTGCCGTGCTTGCGAAAAAGCTTGCCCTGTTGACGTTCCTTACGGACATATTCTAGAAGCGGCAAAAGAAGCAATAGAAGAGTCACAATCCAAGCTATCGAATAAAACGCCAAGATTGTTAAAAAATATGGCTCTTAATCACCTATTTCCTTATCCGAAACGTATGAAAGCGCTGGGCAATGCAGTGTGGATGTACCAAAAAACTGGACTCAGCAAGCTTGCAGGAAAAACGAAACTGATAGAAAAGATATCAGAGCCACTTTCACAATTTGAAAAAGTCCTTCCTGCTGTAGAGTCGCCGTTTAAAAGAAACCGCAGAGGAACAGCCATTCCAGCAAAAGGGAAAACGAAGGTTCGGGTTGCTTTTTTTACAGGATGTATCATGGATGCAATGATGTCCCGCATCAACCGGCTCACAATAGAGCTTTTAACTTCTGTAGGCTGTGAGGTTATTATTCCAGAGCATCAAAATTGCTGCGGTGCTCTGCATTCCCATCAAGGAGAGGCACTAAAAGCCAAGGAGATGGCAAAATCAAATATCCGCTCTTTTATGCAATCAGGTGCTGAGTTTTATGTTAATAATGCTGGAGGATGCGGAGCAGCACTTATTGAATACAATCATCTATTAAAAGACGAAAAGGAATGGAGAGAATCTGCCGGGGAATTTGTAAAAAAATCAAAGGATATAAGTCAAATTCTACTCCAATATGGTCCGCTTCCCTTTAAGAATAACTGGTCTGGTGTAATTGTTTATCAGGATTCCTGTCATCTGAAAAATGTACAGAAGGTAGATAAAGAGCCACGCCTGCTGCTTCAGTCAATACCGGGTGCATTATTTCTTGAAATGGAAGGCGCTGACAGCTGCTGTGCCTCTGGAGGCATATACAATCTCCTTCATTATCAGGATTCAATGAAAATACTTGATAAAAAAATGGATAACGTACTGCAAACAAAAGCAACAACTGTCATCACTTCAAATCCAGGGTGTCAATTGCAAATGAGCCTAGGCATATTAAGAAAGGGTAAGGAAAATAACATACGGAGCATGCACATAGTCGAACTATTGGCTGAAGTCTGTGGAATAGATTGA
- a CDS encoding FAD-binding oxidoreductase, producing MKQEIIDEIKKIIPHDQVFLDLAERHSYSFDASFGQYLPEIVIQPASAQEISQLVKLANEYLIPVYPRGSATSLSGGPLPVKGGMVLDMSRIKDKLIIDRENLLAIVSPGIITSEIHKKAEAAGLFYPPDPSSSHVSTIGGNLLENSSGPKGLKYGTTKEYVIGLEVVTPTGDIIRTGGKTVKNVTGYDLTRLIVGSEGTLGIVTEATLRLIPKPKARQTLLAYFERLEDSGSAITKILSAGILPSAMELMDNACIRAVENFSPTGLYIHAEALVIIEVDGHPAALEEEIRKCEVLCIEAGAMKAKIAHNEEERQGIWNARKMVSPAITQLGPTKISEDATVPRSQIPAMMARLKLIREKYSLNLVVFGHAGDGNLHPNIITDKRNIEEMKRVESAISEIFESAVELGGTLSGEHGIGLLKSPYMELELGEIGLSMMKKIKEAWDPNNILNPGKIFPAPGQTKVVLTE from the coding sequence ATGAAGCAAGAAATAATTGACGAAATAAAGAAAATAATTCCGCATGACCAAGTTTTCTTGGACTTAGCTGAGAGGCACTCCTATAGTTTTGATGCTTCTTTTGGACAATATCTTCCTGAAATCGTCATCCAGCCTGCATCAGCACAGGAAATTAGTCAGCTTGTTAAGCTTGCAAATGAATACTTAATTCCAGTTTATCCAAGAGGTTCTGCTACTTCATTAAGCGGAGGACCGCTTCCTGTAAAAGGAGGAATGGTCTTAGATATGTCCCGTATAAAGGATAAGTTAATTATTGACCGTGAAAATCTTCTTGCAATTGTGTCACCGGGAATCATTACATCAGAAATTCATAAAAAAGCAGAAGCAGCCGGTTTATTTTATCCGCCTGATCCAAGCAGTTCCCATGTTTCAACAATTGGCGGAAATCTCTTGGAGAATTCCAGCGGACCAAAGGGACTGAAATATGGTACGACAAAAGAATATGTGATTGGTTTAGAAGTTGTCACTCCGACGGGTGATATTATCCGAACCGGAGGGAAAACGGTTAAGAATGTCACAGGATATGACCTGACAAGATTGATTGTTGGTTCAGAAGGAACACTTGGGATTGTGACAGAAGCTACTCTTCGCCTAATTCCAAAGCCAAAAGCGAGACAGACATTACTTGCCTATTTTGAAAGACTTGAAGATTCCGGATCAGCTATTACGAAAATCTTATCAGCAGGGATATTACCTTCAGCGATGGAGCTGATGGATAATGCATGTATTCGTGCCGTTGAAAATTTCAGCCCAACAGGGCTATATATTCATGCAGAAGCACTCGTTATTATAGAGGTTGACGGACACCCGGCAGCTCTTGAAGAGGAGATCAGAAAATGTGAAGTCCTGTGCATAGAGGCTGGAGCAATGAAAGCGAAAATTGCACACAATGAGGAGGAAAGACAAGGAATTTGGAATGCAAGAAAAATGGTATCTCCAGCCATTACTCAACTGGGACCTACTAAAATATCAGAGGATGCGACTGTTCCGCGAAGCCAAATTCCAGCCATGATGGCAAGACTTAAGCTTATCCGGGAAAAATACAGCCTGAATCTTGTGGTCTTCGGACACGCAGGAGATGGGAATCTCCATCCTAATATTATCACGGATAAGCGAAATATAGAGGAAATGAAGCGGGTTGAATCAGCCATCAGCGAGATTTTTGAATCTGCTGTAGAGCTTGGAGGAACGCTCTCAGGCGAGCATGGAATTGGACTGTTAAAATCACCGTATATGGAATTGGAACTTGGAGAAATCGGTTTATCGATGATGAAAAAAATCAAAGAAGCCTGGGATCCGAACAACATTCTAAATCCGGGAAAAATTTTTCCGGCTCCTGGACAAACAAAGGTGGTTCTGACAGAATGA
- the lhgO gene encoding L-2-hydroxyglutarate oxidase, which yields MYDYLIIGGGIVGLSVGMAIYEKYPNAKLAVLEKESQLAVHQTGHNSGVIHSGIYYKPGSLKARLAKEGNQSILSFCQKYGIQHDQCGKVIVASTHNELPLLEKLYINGLQNGLAVNKMDKGQLHEAEPNVSGLAALHIPTAGIVNFQEIGEKIGEIIRKNGGEIFLKTEAKRIKETNSEVVIETNDQVLRGKMLVNCAGLQSDRIAKLAGYDLDMKIVPFRGEYYQLVSEKRHLVNNLIYPVPNPNFPFLGVHFTRMIDGTVDVGPNAVLSLKREGYKKTSINFQDAAEVLMYSGFWKLASLYMKEGVEEMNRSFFKKKFVEGVQKLMPAVTEKDLIPGPSGVRAQALRIDGSLVDDFYIVNGKHSIHVCNAPSPAATASIEIGKEVVKMLSDYSYV from the coding sequence TTGTATGATTATTTAATCATCGGCGGAGGAATAGTAGGACTCTCTGTAGGCATGGCTATATATGAAAAATATCCGAATGCTAAATTGGCCGTATTGGAAAAAGAATCACAGCTGGCGGTGCATCAAACAGGTCATAATAGCGGGGTAATTCATTCTGGTATTTACTATAAGCCAGGAAGTTTAAAAGCAAGATTAGCAAAAGAAGGAAATCAATCTATTCTCTCATTTTGTCAAAAATACGGGATTCAGCATGATCAATGCGGAAAAGTGATTGTTGCTTCCACACATAATGAACTCCCGCTGCTTGAAAAGCTGTATATAAACGGATTACAAAATGGACTTGCAGTCAATAAAATGGATAAAGGCCAACTACATGAGGCAGAACCAAATGTAAGCGGTTTAGCAGCTCTCCACATCCCAACAGCAGGAATCGTTAATTTTCAAGAGATAGGGGAAAAGATAGGTGAGATTATCCGGAAAAACGGAGGAGAAATCTTTTTAAAAACAGAAGCTAAGAGAATAAAAGAAACAAACAGCGAAGTCGTGATCGAGACAAATGATCAAGTATTGCGCGGTAAAATGCTCGTAAATTGTGCTGGACTGCAGAGTGATCGCATTGCTAAGTTAGCAGGTTATGATTTGGATATGAAAATTGTCCCTTTTAGAGGAGAATACTATCAGCTGGTCTCTGAGAAGCGTCATCTTGTTAATAATCTCATTTATCCTGTTCCAAACCCTAACTTTCCTTTTCTGGGTGTGCACTTTACAAGAATGATAGATGGTACGGTAGATGTTGGCCCTAACGCCGTTTTAAGTTTAAAACGGGAAGGATATAAAAAAACATCCATCAATTTTCAGGATGCTGCAGAGGTATTAATGTACTCAGGTTTTTGGAAACTAGCTTCACTTTATATGAAAGAAGGAGTAGAAGAGATGAATCGGTCTTTCTTTAAGAAGAAGTTTGTTGAAGGTGTACAAAAACTCATGCCTGCTGTTACAGAAAAAGATTTAATACCAGGTCCCTCAGGTGTAAGGGCACAAGCTCTTCGGATTGACGGTTCATTAGTCGATGATTTTTATATCGTAAATGGCAAACATTCCATTCATGTTTGCAATGCCCCCTCCCCCGCTGCTACAGCTTCAATTGAAATAGGAAAAGAAGTCGTAAAGATGCTTTCAGATTACTCATATGTTTGA
- a CDS encoding ABC transporter permease, whose amino-acid sequence MKSLSILRVSVAVLTIIYILIPLIVVIPASFTSANYPSFPAEGFSFQWYTMLLDRPEFIEAIINSVKFASMAAFFSVLFGTLGALSIAKYEIPGKAYLTSLLTSPLSVPQLVLGIALLIYFTPMMLSGTSIGFLLAHIIICIPYVIRLVLTGLSGFDYNLERAAAILGANPVVVFWKVTLPLIRPAIISGGLFAFLTSFDNVTVSLFMVSPDMRTLPIEIFSQMQDAYNPLVASVSSVVIFISVILIIILEKLQGVGKVFGGSH is encoded by the coding sequence ATGAAAAGTCTTTCCATTCTTCGTGTCTCTGTTGCAGTTCTGACAATCATATATATCTTAATACCTCTGATTGTAGTAATTCCGGCTTCTTTTACAAGCGCTAATTATCCTAGCTTTCCGGCTGAAGGCTTTTCTTTTCAATGGTATACGATGCTTTTGGATCGTCCTGAGTTTATAGAAGCAATCATTAATAGTGTTAAATTTGCATCGATGGCTGCCTTTTTTTCTGTATTATTTGGAACGCTTGGGGCGCTTTCGATTGCAAAATATGAAATTCCAGGGAAGGCTTATCTTACATCATTATTGACCTCTCCGTTAAGTGTGCCGCAGCTGGTACTTGGCATCGCACTATTAATCTATTTTACTCCGATGATGCTTTCGGGGACATCAATTGGTTTTTTATTGGCGCATATTATTATTTGTATTCCATATGTCATACGGCTTGTGCTGACTGGCCTAAGCGGTTTTGATTACAATCTTGAACGGGCTGCGGCAATTTTGGGAGCAAATCCTGTAGTCGTCTTTTGGAAAGTAACGCTGCCTCTTATCAGGCCGGCAATCATATCAGGAGGTCTTTTTGCATTCCTAACGTCATTTGACAATGTAACCGTCTCATTATTTATGGTTTCGCCGGATATGAGAACGCTTCCTATTGAGATATTCTCACAAATGCAGGATGCATATAACCCCCTGGTTGCATCAGTTTCGAGTGTGGTTATATTCATATCAGTCATTTTGATTATTATTCTTGAAAAATTGCAGGGGGTTGGTAAGGTTTTCGGAGGTTCACATTAA
- a CDS encoding ABC transporter permease, which produces MEPIRHHDHQEINHPSISKSVILTGSKRKKRRSWVPGLLLLLPILLFIFGFFVVPMLYILYLSFIATDNLGGTEAAYSIKNYVQFFTDNYYLSSLWLTVKISLYTVLLSLILAYPVALTMAKSSPRVRGYIALIIASPLLVSIVVRNFGWYLLLLPNGTINQTLLNLGIINTPLKLLFSELGVVIGLSNAYLPFMILAIATSLYTIDPSLEKAGAILGASPIRSFLSITLPLSLPGIVSGCVLVFSLSMSAYVTPALMGGANVPVMPVVAYDQINNLLRWTFGSAISYVLLATTLVTVIVFTRSFEISKFKEVFR; this is translated from the coding sequence ATGGAGCCCATCAGACATCATGATCATCAAGAAATAAATCACCCTTCAATAAGTAAGTCTGTCATATTAACAGGATCAAAGAGGAAAAAAAGAAGAAGCTGGGTACCTGGACTTCTTCTGCTTCTTCCGATTCTGCTCTTTATCTTTGGATTTTTTGTTGTTCCGATGTTGTACATTCTATATTTAAGTTTTATCGCAACAGATAATTTAGGAGGTACAGAAGCAGCTTACAGCATTAAAAATTACGTGCAATTTTTTACGGACAACTATTATCTGTCATCCCTTTGGCTGACTGTTAAAATCAGCTTATATACTGTGCTGCTCTCACTCATACTGGCTTATCCTGTGGCACTTACGATGGCTAAAAGTTCGCCTCGAGTAAGGGGGTATATTGCCTTAATCATAGCATCGCCGCTTTTAGTCAGTATTGTCGTACGTAATTTTGGCTGGTATCTATTATTGCTGCCAAATGGAACCATTAATCAAACCTTACTAAACTTAGGGATTATAAATACTCCTCTAAAGCTGTTATTTTCAGAGCTCGGAGTTGTGATAGGCCTTTCCAACGCCTATTTGCCCTTCATGATTCTTGCAATCGCAACAAGTCTGTATACGATCGACCCTTCCCTGGAAAAGGCCGGTGCAATCCTTGGAGCAAGTCCTATCAGAAGCTTCCTTTCCATAACCTTGCCGCTAAGTTTGCCTGGGATTGTATCAGGCTGTGTCCTGGTGTTCAGTCTTTCAATGAGTGCCTATGTAACTCCTGCCCTTATGGGTGGGGCAAACGTTCCTGTTATGCCTGTTGTCGCATATGATCAAATTAATAATTTGCTGCGATGGACTTTCGGTTCCGCCATTTCCTATGTTCTTTTAGCTACTACTCTTGTAACTGTCATTGTCTTTACAAGATCATTTGAAATCAGCAAATTCAAGGAGGTGTTCAGATAA